One part of the Arabidopsis thaliana chromosome 1 sequence genome encodes these proteins:
- a CDS encoding uncharacterized protein (unknown protein; BEST Arabidopsis thaliana protein match is: unknown protein (TAIR:AT1G35030.1); Has 11 Blast hits to 11 proteins in 2 species: Archae - 0; Bacteria - 0; Metazoa - 0; Fungi - 0; Plants - 11; Viruses - 0; Other Eukaryotes - 0 (source: NCBI BLink).), whose product MDNDAAKKQLEFLKGGFKLLCQSGGAIFGDADFDGGNLEASGLRTQFLGGDYSEKDKLACVSGFFGGQAKFWFHKELSWIPFNSWSQVKDGLLLTFGNNRDKKRVLVELDLEMKHWIKDFDRKREPHKFLES is encoded by the exons ATGGATAATGATGCTGCGAAGAAACAATTGGAGTTTCTCAAGGGCGGATTCAAGTTACTATGCCAATCCGGAGGTGCAATTTTTGGAGATGCTGACTTCGATGGAGGAAACCTTGAAGCGAGTGGTTTGCGCA CTCAATTTCTTGGTGGTGACTATAGTGAGAAAGACAAGTTGGCGtgtgtttctggtttttttggTGGCCaagcaaaattttggttcCACAAGGAACTATCGTGGATTCCGTTCAATAGTTGGAGCCAGGTGAAGGATGGTTTATTGTTAACGTTTGGAAACAATCGGGACAAAAAGCGAGTACTTGTGGAACTCGATCTGGAAATGAAGCATTggatcaaagattttgatcGCAAGAGGGAGCCACATAAATTTCTTGAATCATAA
- a CDS encoding uncharacterized protein (unknown protein; FUNCTIONS IN: molecular_function unknown; INVOLVED IN: biological_process unknown; LOCATED IN: endomembrane system; BEST Arabidopsis thaliana protein match is: unknown protein (TAIR:AT1G34910.1); Has 7 Blast hits to 7 proteins in 1 species: Archae - 0; Bacteria - 0; Metazoa - 0; Fungi - 0; Plants - 7; Viruses - 0; Other Eukaryotes - 0 (source: NCBI BLink).): MDNDAAKKQLEFLMGGFKLLCQSEVQFLEMLTSMEKTLKRMVCAVERIESRSISDDGRQLDLPMFTKAKSWFHKELSSIPFNSWSQVKDGLLLTFGNNRDKKRVLVELDHEMKQWIKDFDRKREPHKFLESEAIVVSASRHHSSSEKELIELLVVFEKLQCAFVKNNRNVESVFSHTFDEPYHPSRVAFAVSFWLLRAIGEHMRRTVGNVGFAVCD; encoded by the exons ATGGATAATGATGCTGCGAAGAAACAATTGGAGTTCCTCATGGGCGGATTCAAGCTACTATGCCAATCGGAGGTGCAATTTTTGGAGATGTTGACTTCGATGGAGAAAACCTTGAAGCGAATGGTTTGCGCAGTGGAGAGGATTGAATCTCGATCGATTTCAGATGACGGTAGACAGCTGGACCTCCCGATGTTCACTAAAG CAAAATCTTGGTTCCACAAGGAACTATCGTCGATTCCGTTCAATAGTTGGAGCCAGGTGAAGGATGGTTTATTGTTAACGTTTGGAAACAATCGGGACAAAAAGCGAGTACTTGTGGAACTCGATCATGAAATGAAGCAATggatcaaagattttgatcGCAAGAGGGAGCCACATAAATTTCTTGAATCAGAAGCTATCGTTGTAAGCGCATCAA GACATCACTCAAGTTCAGAGAAAGAATTGATTGAGTTATTGgttgtttttgagaaattgcAATGTGCATTTGTAAAGAACAATCGG AATGTTGAATCCGTTTTCTCACATACGTTTGATGAACCTTATCACCCTTCTCGTGTCGCATTTGCGGTGAGCTTTTGGCTGTTAAGGGCGATTGGTGAACACATGAGAAGAACTGTGGGAAATGTAGGGTTTGCCGTTTGTGATTAG
- a CDS encoding Plant thionin family protein (Plant thionin family protein; LOCATED IN: endomembrane system; BEST Arabidopsis thaliana protein match is: Plant thionin family protein (TAIR:AT1G34860.1); Has 72 Blast hits to 72 proteins in 2 species: Archae - 0; Bacteria - 0; Metazoa - 0; Fungi - 0; Plants - 72; Viruses - 0; Other Eukaryotes - 0 (source: NCBI BLink).), with the protein MAIQTRSVLMIVAILTMMFSAHLAQSNSITMCVKSCAQNKCLKAAKKPTPKICDETCKKICNNQLFGDEKMFVPAPKGSSRICRWMPQYCQF; encoded by the coding sequence ATGGCGATTCAAACACGCAGTGTTTTAATGATTGTAGCTATATTGACGATGATGTTTTCAGCACACCTTGCTCAATCAAACAGTATAACAATGTGTGTGAAATCTTGCGCACAGAACAAGTGCTTGAAAGCGGCGAAAAAACCTACTCCTAAAATTTGTGATGAAACTTGCAAGAAAATCTGCAACAATCAATTATTCGGTGatgaaaaaatgtttgttcCTGCTCCAAAGGGAAGCTCCCGAATCTGTAGATGGATGCCTCAGTATTGCCaattttga
- a CDS encoding Plant thionin family protein (Plant thionin family protein; LOCATED IN: endomembrane system; BEST Arabidopsis thaliana protein match is: Plant thionin family protein (TAIR:AT1G34860.1); Has 72 Blast hits to 72 proteins in 2 species: Archae - 0; Bacteria - 0; Metazoa - 0; Fungi - 0; Plants - 72; Viruses - 0; Other Eukaryotes - 0 (source: NCBI BLink).): protein MGIQTNSVLIIVSILTMMFSAHIAQPNGITMCVKHCAQNECLKAAKKPTPEICDEACKKICNNQLFGDEKWFVPAPKGSSRICRWAPKYCQL from the coding sequence ATGGGGATTCAAACAAACAGTGTTTTAATAATCGTATCTATATTGACGATGATGTTTTCAGCACACATTGCTCAACCAAACGGTATAACAATGTGTGTGAAACATTGTGCACAAAACGAGTGCTTGAAAGCGGCGAAAAAACCTACTCCTGAAATTTGTGATGAAGCTTGCAAGAAAATCTGCAACAATCAATTATTCGGTGATGAAAAATGGTTTGTTCCTGCTCCAAAGGGAAGCTCCCGAATCTGTAGATGGGCGCCTAAGTATTGCcaattatga